Sequence from the Catenuloplanes indicus genome:
CGATCGACGCGGCGCTGGTCGACTCCGTGGGCCCGCCGCCGGACCGGGTGCACGTGATCCGGGGTGTGAACGCGGCCCTGCGCGCGGCGGCGGACCGCCCGGCGCTGCTCTCCGAGCTGGGGATCGGCTGGGCGCGCGGGCCGTGGCGCACCCCGATCGACGGGTTGCCGGCCCGCGATGTGCAAACGGGAGGCAAATCGGCCCGGTAATCAAACGGACAGAGTGGTCCACAATCCGGCGATTGCCCGCCGGGCAATAGGTCGTGCCGCTTTCATGTGCAACTAACCTGCATATTCGTTTTATTGACTCTCATCCACGTAAATATCTACGTTGAGCCCAGATGTTTCGCTTTCGTAAACGCATCTGTGTGGCGCTCTACGTGGAGAGATCAATGACGAAACCCGCCATCGCGGCGACGATCGCCGGATTGCTGCTGGTGACGCTGCCCTCGTCGGCGCAGGCGTCCGCACCGGACCTCGGGCGGCAGACGCTGCCCGCGAACGACGGCTGGGCCGCAGCCGGACCCGGCACCACCGGCGGCAGCGCAGCCGACGACGCGCACGTGTTCACGGTCCGCACCCGGGCCGAGCTGGTGGCCGCGATCGGCGGCCGGGCGAACACCACGCCGAAAATCATCTACGTCGAGGGGCGCATCGACGGCTTCGAGGCCGCGGACGGCACGCTGCTCGACTGCGCCGACCTGGCGGACCCGGCGTACTCGCTGGACGCCTACCTGGCCGCCTACAACCCGGCCACCTGGGGATACGTCGCGCCGGCCGGCGAGCTGGAGGCGGCCCGGGCCCGGTCGGTGACCCGGCAGACCGCGCAGACCCAGATCAACCTCAGCCCGAACACCACGATCGTCGGCCGGCCCGGCGCCACGCTGACCGGGCTGACGCTGATGGTCGACGGCGCCAGCAACACGATCATCCGCAACCTCGCGATCGAGGACGCGCGGGACTGCTTCCCGGCCTGGTCGCCGACCGACGGCGCAATCGGCAACTGGAACTCGAACTACGACCTGATCTCGGTACGGCGCAGCGAGAACGTGTGGGTCGACCACATCACGTTCTCCGACGGCGACAACCCCGACACGGACCAGCCGATCCACTTCGGGCGGCCGTACCAGGTGCACGACGGCGCGCTGGACATCACGCACACGGCGTCGTACGTGACGGCGTCCTGGAACGTGTTCACCAACCATGACAAGACCATGCTGATCGGGTCGTCGAACACGGTCGGCCCGGACGTCGGCCGGCTCAAGGTGACCATTCACCACAACCTGTTCGACGGCAGCATTCAGCGTCTGCCGCGGGTGCGGTTCGGTCAGGTCGACATCTACGACAACTACTACCGCAGCTCCGGCGAGACGTTCGACTACGCGTGGGGCGTCGGCGTGCAGTCCGCGATCTACGCGGAGAACAACTACTTCCGGCTGTACGACGACCTGCGGCCGGACGCGATCATTCACGACTGGGGCGGCACCGCGATCGCCGAGCGCGGCACGGTCGTCCGCACCGGCAACCGCGCCGAGGTCGCGATCAGTGCGCTCGACGCGTACAACGCCACCCACGACCCCGACCTGAGCGGCGACGCCGGCTGGACGCCCGTGCTGCGGGCCGGGCCGGTGCACGCCACCACGGATGTCCCGCGCGTCGTCGGCGCGTTCGCCGGCGCCGGGAGGTTGTGAAGCGCCCAGCTCGCCCGGCCGCCTCGCCACCGGCTCCACGGGAGCGGCCGGGCACGATACGAAAGGAACCCACCATGCGACGTGTCGCCCACACGATCGCCCTGGCCGCGGTCGCCACGGTCGCCCTGGTCTACGCGGCACCGGCCGCCGGCGCGGCTGCGCTGCTCACCGACACCTTCGAGGACGGCAACTCCAACGGCTGGTCCAAGTCGGGCGGGTCCTGGTCGGTCGTCTCCGACGGCTCGCTGGTCTACCGCCAGACCGGCACCGGCGCGGACGCCCGTACGTACACCGGTACCGCGTCCTGGACCGACTACTCGGTCCGGGCCCGGGTCAAGCCGACCGGATTCAACGGCGCCGGGCGTACCGCCGGTGTCACCGCCCGGGTGCAGAGCGGCAGCGCCTACTACGGGCTCGCGGTCTCCAACGCGGGTCGGGTCGAGCTGTTCGAGCGGTCCGGTGATGCGCCGGTCGTGCTGGCGTCCGCGTCCGCGTCGGTCAGCACCGGCACCTGGTACACGCTGACGCTCGAGGTCACCGGCAGCACGCTGCGCGGATACCTGAACGGCGTGCCGGTCGTCACGGCCACCGACGGCACGCTCACCGCCGGGCGGGCCGGGCTCGCCACCTCGTACGCGTCGGCCAGTTTCGATGATTTTGAGGTGTCGACCGGCCCGGTCGTGGAACCGACCGGCACGGTGACGCCCACGCTGCCGCCGACCGAGCCGCCGATCGACCCGGGTGCGCCGCCGATCGGGTTCGCCTCGGTGAACGCGCTCGGCCAGAACGGCACGACCGGCGGCGCCGGCGGGCCCACGGTCACGGTGGACACCGCGGCCGGGTTCCTCGCCGCGATCGCGACCGCCGGGCCGCTGAACATCCGGGTCAGCGGCGTGCTCACGCTGCCCGGCCCGATGCACGACGTGACCAGCGACAAGACCATCGTGGGCGTGGGCGCCGCGTCCGGGTTAACCGGTGGTGGCCTGAACATCGGCCTGCCGGTCTCCTCGGCGACCTCGCCGCCGGCGGACGCGGTGCACAATGTGATCATCCGGAACCTCACCTTCACCGGTACGCCGGACGACGCGATCAACGTGCAGATGTTCACGCACCACGTGTGGATCGACCACAACGACCTGTCCGACGGGTACGACGGGCTGATCGACATCAAGCGCGGCTCGTCCTACGTCACGGTCTCCTGGAACCACGTGCACGACCACACGAAGAACATGCTGCTCGGGCACGACGACAGCAACGGCGCGCAGGACACCGGGCACCTGAAGGTGACGTACCACCACAACTGGTTCGACCGGACTCCGCAGCGCAACCCGCGCGTCCGGTTCGGCGAGCCGGTGCACGTGTTCAACAACTACTTCGTCTACAACACCGACGTCGGCGTGGCCTGCCAGGCGAACGCGGGCTGTGTGGTCGAGGGCAACTACTTCGAGGACGTCGAGGAACCGGTCAGCAACAGCTACGCCGGTCCGGGCGGTCGCTGCGTGGCCCGCAACAACGTCTTCGCCGGCGAGTCCGGCGCACCGGACTGCAGCGGCACCGTGCAGGAGCCGAGCGCGTACTACGGCTACACCGTCGCGGACCCGGACGGGGTCAAGGCCGCCGTCATGTCCGGCGCCGGCCCCGGAAAGATCAATTTCTGATCCCACGGTACGGACCTGGCCGCGGGCGGCCGGCAGAACCGCCCACGGCCACCGGCTCCGGCGGTGGGCAGACACCCTGGGGCCGCAGACCTCAACATATCGACCAGCATCGAGGTGTTGATGGACTGCGGGTGAGGGCGGTGCCGCCACACCGCCGCCCTCACCCGCGCTGTCCCGCGGCGGGGAAGAATCGTGACGTCTCCGTGCCGGCGCCGCGCTGAACCTCTGAGGCGCTCCGGCCCGTTCTTCGCTCTTGCCGCCTCGGACCGCGCAGGGAGGAGCGCCGGCGACGACCGTTGCCCGCGGGAGCATGCGGGACTCGGCCCGCCGGAAGCGGGTAGAAAGTGCTCTGCGAACGCCGCAGGGGCGGCCCCTCCTTCCGGAGGAACCGCCCCTGGTGAGTGCGCCCGAGTGATCAGATGCGCTCGGTGGTCTTGGCGTTGAAGAGGTGGATCTTGTCGGCGCGCGGCTTGACGTAGACCGTCTCGCCCATGTTGGGCATGTGGCGGCGGTCGGTGCGGACGACGAAGCGCTCGGAGGTGCCGCCGATCTCGGCGTGGCCGTAGACGTTCGCGTCCGAGCCGAGGTCCTCGACCAGCTCGACGACGATCGGCAGGCCGCCCTCACTCGCGCTGACCAGGTCGGTGTCCTCCGGGCGGAAGCCGACGGTGACCTTGTCGCCGCCGGTGCGCGCGGACTCGATGTTCTCCCGGGTGATCGGGAGGACGATGCCGGCGAAGTCGGCGCCGCCGTCGACCAGCGACACGGTCTTGATGTTCATGGCCGGGGATCCCATGAAGCCGGCGACGAACACGTTCTTCGGGGTGTCGTAGAGCGCGCGGGGCGTGTCCACCTGCTGGAGGTTGCCGTCCAGCATGACCGCGACCCGGTGGCCCATGGTCATGGCCTCGACCTGGTCGTGCGTGACGTAGACCGTGGTGATGCCGAGCTTGGCCTGCAGGCTCGCGATCTGCGAACGGGTCTGGACGCGGAGCTTGGCGTCGAGGTTCGACAGCGGCTCGTCCATGAGGAACACCTGCGGCTCACGCACGATGGCGCGGCCCATGGCGACGCGCTGGCGCTGACCGCCGGAGAGCGCCTTCGGCTTGCGGGAGAGGTAGTCCTCCAGCTGGAGCAGGCCGGCGGCCTCCTTCACGCGGCGGTCGATCTCCGCCTTGGAGGTCTTGCGCAGCTTGAGCGCGAAGGCCATGTTCTCGTACACCGTCATGTGCGGGTAGAGCGCGTAGTTCTGGAAGACCATCGCGATGTCGCGTGCCTTCGGCGGGAGGTGCGTGACGTCGCGGCCGTCGATCAGGATCTGACCGCCGTCGACGTCCTCCAGGCCGGCGAGCATGCGCAGCGAGGTGGACTTTCCGCAACCCGACGGGCCGACGAGGACCAGGAACTCGCCGTCGGCGATGTCCAGCTGGAGCTCGTTGACCGCGGGGCGCTCGGTGCCCGGGTAGACGCGGGACGCCTTCGCGTAGGTGACCGTAGCCATGGTGTGGCTGCTTCCTTTCACCGGCAGGAACGTGCCGGACGATCCGAGTGAAGAGGAGCGAGCCGGTGCTTCCACCGACCCTCGGGGTGATCTCCGTCGTGCCTGACGGTGCGGCGAATGTCACCCGTGTGACGCCACCGTAAACGCGTTTGTGGGCCCTGCCAAGGCCTGGAGTGGTCTTCTCCAACGGCATAACCGGACAAATGGTACGGCGAGCGGGTAAAGGTCTGCGCGCGTGCGAGGAGTGGCTATGCTGGCGGGGCGTCACGCGCGCCTCCTTAGCTCAGATGGCCAGAGCACTCGCCTTGTAAGCGAGCGGTCGTCGGTTCGAATCCGACAGGGGGCTCATCTCTCCAAGGATTTTGCGAGGTGCGAAGTGGTTACGCTGCGCGCCTGTCAGCCGAACTGAGGGTGACATCGTTCCCCTCGACGGAAGGCCGGAACCATGACCGAGCCGCGGACCGACGACCTGAAATCCTCCCGCCGCCACCTCTTCGGGATCGCCAGCGGCGCGGCGCTGCTCGGCAGCCTCGGCGTCGCGTCCGCGGCGCGCGCGGCCCGCCCGCCCCGTCCCGCCCCGGAATCGCCCGCGCCGCAGGAGAGCTAGGCGGCCACCGGCCACACGTAGGGCAGGTCGGCCGGGATGTCGCCGAAGATCGGGCCGTAGTGGTCCGGGTCCTTCTGCAGCAGGGAGGAGCGGTGGCTGAGGTGGAACGCGTCGTCGCCGAGCCACGGCGGCACCGCGCAGACCCGCTCCAGCTGCGCCTGCGAACGGATCGTCACGTCGGCCGGCGACTCCCGCCGGCCGGCCGCGTAGTCCGCGATCAGCGTGACCGCGACCGTGTCCGCATGGCCGCGCTCCTGCCAGGCCACGCACACGTCCAGGCCGTACCGGACCAGTGCCTCCTCGAAGCCGCGCCACATCTTGACGGCCGGGTGGTTGCGCCAGCCGTACCCGGGCCGGGTCAGGCCGCGCAGCACCTGGAGCGTCTCCGCGCGTTGCTTGCCCAGGCGCTTGCCGTCGAGCACGCGGGCGCTCTCCAGAAAATTGGGATAAGGCAGGAATGTCTGCATCGCTGATCGGAGTACCCACTGGGTGAGCGCGCATTCCCGCGACCGGTAAGAATGGGCGCTTGCCGGAGAAGGTGGGGATGATGGTCACGCGCTGGTTGCCGGTCGCGGTGGCGCTGTCGCTCACGCTCGTGCTGGCGATCGCGCGCTCCGGCTGGTGGCAGGGCGTGCTGATCGTGGCGCTCGGCACCGCGGTCGCGTGGCTCGCGCCGCGTGCGGCCGAGGGCCGGCACGCCGCCCGCGAGTTCCGCCAGGTCACCACGGATCTGCGCCGGCAGCGGCTGGCCGCGGAGGAGGCCCGGGCGCGCGCCGAGGAACGCCGCGACGACGCGGAGCGAGCCCGTGCGCTGGCCGAGGCCGCGCGGGAACGCGCGGAGGCGGACCGCGCCGGGGCGGACGCGGCCCGCGAGGCGGCGGACGAGCGCGCGCTGATCGGCCCGGAGATGCACGACCTGGTCAGCAACGCGATCGGTGTGATGGTGGTGCTGGCCGAGGGCGGGCCGGCCGCGGTGGAGAGCCGGCCGCAGGCGGCGGAGCGCGCGTTCGACACGATCGCCGGGACCGGGCGGCGTACGCTCGCGGAACTCGGCGACATGCTCAGTGTGCTCCGGCGGGACATCGAGCCGGGGGAGCGCGCGGTGCCCGGCCTGGCCGACCTACCGGAACTCGTGCGGATCATGCGGGCCGCCGGGATGGCGCTGACCATGGTGGCGCCGGAGGGTGTCCGGCTCGGCCGGCGTGAAGGGCTGGCGGTCTACCGCGTGGTGCAGGAGGCGCTGACGAACGCGCTCAATCACGCGCCGGGGCAGCCGGTCGAGGTGCGGCTGGAGGTCGTGGACGCGCGGCTGGTGGCGACCGTGAGCAACCCGGTGCCGTCGCGGCGCGGCCCGGAACCGGCAGCCGGGCACGGAGTGCGCGGCATGCGGGAGCGCGCCGAGAGTGTGCGCGGTGAGCTGTCCGCGGCCGAGGACGACGGCCGGTGGCGGGTCCGGCTGGCGGTGCCGGTGGAGAAGGCGGCCAAGCCGGCCGCGGCCGGCAAGAACCGGCGGGGCGAGAAGAGCGGCAAGGGTACGGGACGAAAGCGTTAAGTCTTCTCGACAATCGGACATATACGGATAAAGGCTTATAGCCTGCCCGTGTGCTGCGATATTTCCTCATCACGTTGCTGGTCGGCGGCCTGACCGGGCCCGGGCTTCCCGGCCCGGCCGCCGCGTCCGGCACACCCAAGACCTCGCCCGCCGCCGACACGCTCGGCTCCGACGACGCCCGCCGGCTCGCCGAGGCCCGGGCCGACGGCCGGTCCACCGTCACCGTGCTGGTCGCGACCGGCAGGGGCGGCGCGTCCGCGGTCGCCGGCCGGCTCACCCGGCTCGGCGGCTCCGTCTCCCGCAGCGTCGACCGGCTCGGGTACGTACTGGCCAAGATGCCGACCGGCTCCGTGCTCGACGCGGCCCGGCTCGACGGCGTGGAGGCGATCGACCTGGACTCGGTGGTGCTCCGCCCGGACCCGTCCGAAGGGCTGGCCGGCGGCGGCCCGGCGGCCGCGCGCGAGTCGCGCGGCGGGCCGGGGAAGGGCACGCCCGCGGACAACCCCTTCCTGCCCACCGGCGAGACCGGCGCGGTCGAGTTCATCAGAACCCATCCGGCCTACGACGGGCGCGGCGTCACCATCGGCATCATGGACTCGGGCGTGGACGTCGACCACCCGGCGCTGCAACGGACCACCACCGGCGAACGCAAGATCGTCGACGTGTTCACCGCCACCGACCCGCTCGAGGACCCCACCTGGCTGCGGATGAACCTGCCGGTCACCGGCCCGTCGTTCGAGGTCGGCGGCGCCCGGTTCACGGCACCGGCCGGGTCGTACGCGTTCAACTGGTTCTACGAGTCGATCACCAAGGCCAGCGACCCGTCCGGTGACGTCAACCGGGACGGCGACACCACGGACGCGTTCGGCGTGCTCTACGACCCGGTGTCGCACGACGTTCGGGTGGACGCGGACCGGGACAAGAGCTTCACGGACGAGCCGGTCATGCGGCCGTACCGGGAAAGGTACGACATCGGGCACTTCGGAACCGACGACCCGAAGACCGAGGCGATCGACCGGATGGCGTTCACCGTGGAGTACCGGGAGGACGTCGACGTCTCCGGCACCCGCTCCGACTTCGTGAACATCGGCATTCTGGAGAGCGAGCACGGTACGCACGTGGCCGGCATCGCGGCCGGCAACGACCTACTGGGCAACGCCGCGTTCGACGGTGCCGCGCCGGGCGCGAGGATCGTGTCCGGCCGGGCCTGCACGTGGGGCGGCGGGTGCACCTACGCCGCGCTCACCGACGGCATGGTGGACATGGTGCTCAACCGGCGCGTCGACGTGATCAACATGTCGATCGGCGGCCTGACCGCGCTGAACGACGGGCGCAACGCCTGGGTGCTGCTCTACAACCGCCTGGTCACCGACTACGGCGTGCAGATGTTCATCTCGGCCGGCAACGACGGGCCCGGCCTGAACACGGTCGGTGACCCGTCCACCGCCGGTGCCGTGGTCTCGGTCGGCTCTACGATCAGCCGCGAGACGTGGGCCGCGAACTACGGCTCGGCCGTCTCCGCCGACTACGCGATGCACCCGTTCTCGTCGCGCGGGCCGCGCGAGGACGGCGGGCTCAAGCCGGACCTGGTCGCGCCGGGTGCCGCGATCTCCAGCATCCCGACCTGGCTGCCCGGCACGCCGGTGGCACAGGCCGGATACACGCTGCCGACCGGGTACGCGATGCTGCAGGGCACCTCGATGGCGTCACCGCAGGCGACCGGCGCGGCCACGCTGCTGCTCTCCGCTGCGCGCGCGCAGGACCGCGGGCTCACCCCGGCCCAGCTGCGGCGGGCGCTCTACACCTCCGCGTCGCACCTGCCCGGCGTGCCGGCGTTCGCCCAGGGGTACGGGCTGATCGACGTACCGGCCGCGTGGAAGCTGCTCTGGCAGGACCTGGAGACGCGGACGTACACCGCGGTCGCGCCGGTCTGTACGGCACTGTCCGACCTGATCGGCGCGGGCGACGAGCCGCTGCCCGGCCGCGGCGGCGGCATCCACAACCGGTGCCCGGCCGGGGAGGGCGGGCACAAGCCGTGGGAGTGGAAGGCGTACCCGGTGACGCTCACCCGGACCAGCGGCCCGGCGCACCCGGTCGCGCACCGGCTCGGCTGGATCGGCAACGACGGCACGTTCTCCGCGGCGAAAACCGTGACGCTGCCGCTGAACGAGCCGGTCACGGTCACGGCCGGAGCGCGGCCGTCACCCGGCGCACACAGCGCGATCATGACGGTGGACGACCCGGCGACGCCGGTGCTGGACTTCGAGGTGTTCGCGACCGTGGTCGCGGCCACGCCGGTCACCGCGCCCGGGTACGCGTTCGAGGCGGGCGGGAAGATCGAGCGGAACGCCACCCGGTCGTACTTCGTGGAGGTGCCGGACGGGGCGGAGGCGCTGCAGGTGAACCTGTCCGGGCTGGCCGCGGGCTCGCAGACCCGGTTCGTGGCGATCGACCCGTACGGCGTGCCGGCCGACCCGACCGCGACCACCGGCTGCTACCCGAACTTCGAGCCGGTGTCGCCGTGCGCGGGCATCGAGCGTGACTACCGCAAGCCGCTCTCCGGCATCTGGGAGATCGAGGTGGAGGCGCGGCGGACGTCGCCGATGCTGGTGAATCCGTACCGGATCACCGCGGCCGTGCAGGGCGTCGAGGTATCCCCGGCCGAGTCCAAGCCGGGCACCGTGAAGGTGGGCGAGGTCAAGAAGCTCAGCTGGGACCTGCGCAACCGGTTCGGGCCGGTCCGCGTGGTGGCGCGGGGCGGGCCGCTGGGCAGCGTGGCGACCCGGCGGCCGGCCATCGCGAGCGACGAGCGGCTGGAGTCCACGCTGACCGTGCCGTCCGGGACCGCGCGGCTGGACGTGTCCATCGGCGGGACCAGCGACGTCGCGGCCGACCTGGACCTGTTCGTCTACCGCGGCGACTCGGACACGCCGCTGGCCTCGTCCGCGGACGGCGACGCGGTCGAGTCGGTGTCGCTGACCGACCCGGAGGCGGGGGAGTACCGCGTGGTGGTGCAGGGCTACTCGGTGCCGGACGGAAAGACGTCGTTCGACTACCGGGACGCGTACTTCTCGCCGAAGCTCGGCGCGGTGGCGGTACCCGGCGATGTCGTACGCCTGGAGCCCGGCGGTACGGCTAAGGTCAGCGGCTCGCTGACGGTGGCGTCGGAGGCGGCCGGCGGACGGTCGCTGGCCGGCGAGATGTCCGTCGTCACCGATCAGGGCGCCGTGGTCGGCAGCGCGACGGTCACGCTCGGCTCCTGACCGGAACGGCACAGGGCCCGGCTCCACCGTGGAGCCGGGCCCTGCGTCCTGGAGCGGAACCGGATGTCGTGGACCAGAACCGGATCAGGAGTAGTCGGGATCCAGGCCGGCCACCGGGCGCTCACCGGCGCGGGTGGACGGGCGGGCGCGAGCCGGGGACTCGGCCGGCTGCGGTGTCTCGGCCTGGTGCCGCGGCGTCTCCGCCAGGTGCACGGGCGCCCGGCCGAAGCCCTGGTCGTCCTGGCCCGGGGTGACCGTGATGGCGTTGTCGTCCGCGGGGGAGCCGGGGATCCCGGCCCAGGAGTCGGCCGGGTGTCCGGTGACCGTGCCGCCACCCCGGCCGGCATCCGGCGCGGGCGCGGTACGCCGGCCGGGTGCGGCGGCGGGGGCGGTGCGGCGTGCGGGTGCGGCGGCGGGGGCGGTGCGGCGGCCGGGCGCGGCGGCGCTGCGCCGGTCACCGCCGGAGCCGGTGATCGCGCGGCGGTCGTCGTCGGGTGCGGGTGCGGCGGTACGACGCCGGCTGTCGCCGGGCGCGGATGCGGCGGTGCCGCGCGGGCCGTCGTCCGGCGTGGGCGTCGCGGTGCCGCGCGGCCCGTCGCCGGGTGCGGAGGCCGTGGTGCGGCGCGAGCCGTCGCCGGGTGCGGAGACCGCGGCGTGGCGGGGGCCGTCGTCCGCGCGGTGTGCACCGGCCGGGCGCGGCGTGGTCTGTGCCGGGACCGTGCGGGTCGGGCTCGGCTTGGCGCGGTGCCGGCCGGGCCGGGACGCGACCGGGCGCTCGTCCGCGCGGTCCGCCACCGCGGCGTCCTGGCCGGTCAGTGCGGACAGCATGGTGAGCCCGGGCAGCCCGGAGAGACCCGGCCGCGGCGTCTCGGCCGGCCGGCTGAGTCCGGTGAGCGCGCCCAGCAGCCCGCCGTCACCGCCCAGTTCAGAGCGGCGGCCGGCGTCCGGGTCGATGCCGAGGAACTGCGCCGCCGGGTGGGTGATCCCGGTTTGCCCGGTCATCTCCCCGCCGCCGAGCAGCCCGCCGAGCAGGCTGTCCGATCCGCCCGCCGGTGCTGACGCCGCGTTGCCCAGCAGGTCGGACAGCAGCGGCAGTCCGCCGTCCTGTAGGTCGGAGAGCGGAAGCAGTTCCGGGTCGGCCGGGGCGGCCTGCGCCTGGGCGCCGGTCAGGAGGAGGAAGCCACCGGCGAGGCCGGCGGTGCCCACGGCGCGGGTCAGCCACTTGTTCATGAAGGGTGCTCCTTTCGGGGCGGAAGGGCTCTCCCGCCGATGCGGCGCGACGAAAGGTTCGATGGTCCTCAAAGAGCAACGAACCATGCGTAGCGGGCGTTTCGCGCCGAACGGACAGGTTTGGCCGACGTGCATATGATCGCGGAATGGCGAGTGCTGATCTTTCGCCGAGCGGGCGGGGGCGAGCGCTCGCCCGGTGGTGGAACGGCCGGGGCACCGGCGCCGACCGGGCACCGCACTACGTGGTGTGCGGGCGTGACCAGCTCGCACTACGCCTGATCAACGAGCTGCTGGCGGCGCGTCCGGATGTGCGGGTCACCGCGCTGGTGCCGGAGATCTCCGCGTTGCCCGAGCTGCTCACCATGCGCCGGGTCCGCACGCTGGTCGCCGGCCGGCTGGACGAGGCCGCGTTCGAGAGCGTGGACCTGACCGACGCGGCCGCGCTCGCGCTGGTGCACCCGGACGACGTGACGAACATCCACGCCGCGCTCTGCGCCCGGGAGGCCGCGCCCGGCATCCGGCTGGTGCTGCGCGTCTTCAACGGCAAGCTGGCCGCGCGCGCCCGCGAGGTCCTCGACGACAGCGCGGTGCTGTCCGACGCCGCGATGGCCGCGCCCGCGTTCGTGGCGGCCGCGCTGGGCGAACCGGACCCGACGCACTTCCGGCTCGCCGGCCGCACCATGTTCGTGGCCCGGCGCGGCGACGTCGCACCGGCCACCGTGGTCGCCGGGCTGGCGGCCACATCCGTGCGCGGCGACAAGGAGCCGGCCGAGCGCGGCGGGACGAACGCGCGGGCCGCGGCCACGGGTGGCGAGGACGCGCCCACCGGTGGTGAGCTGGATGTGGCCGTCGGTGGGGAGCCGGAGATCCTGCCGGAGGACCAGAGCCGCGCGGAGATCGTGCTGGCCGAGGCAACCGGACGGCCGGCCGGAACCGAGGTGGCAGCGCGACGGCTACGGCGGCGGCGGCGACGGCGGCGGCCGGTCGCGGTGCTGCTGCGGGCCGGTCGCGCGCTGGTCGACCGGAAGCTGGGCGTGGCGCTGCTCAGCGTGCTCGGGATAATCCTGATCAGCGGCGGCGTGCAGGCCCGGGAGCTGACCCGGCTCGGTGGCGGGTCGATCGGCATCTGGCGCGCGGTCTATCAAACCGTGCTCACCACGGTCATCGGCGCGGAGCGGAATCTCGCGGAGAACCTCGTCCTTCAGGTCACCGACCTGGTGCTGACGCTGGCCGGGCTGGCGCTGATCCCGCTGATCACGGCCGCGGTGGTCGGCGCGGTGGTGAACGCGCGGCTCGCGCTGGCCGCCGGGCGGCTCGCGATCCCGCACTCCGACCACGTGGTGGTGGTCGGCCTCGGCACGGTCGGCATGCGGGTGATGGCCCAGCTGCACGACCTGGGCGTGGACGTGGTGGCGGTGGACAAGGACCCACACGCGCGCGGGGTGTCGCTCGCCCGGCGGCTCGGCGTGCCGGTGATCACCGGAGATGCCGCGCGCGAGGAGACGCTGCTGGCCGCGCAGGCCGGCAGCGCGCAGGCCCTGGTCGTGGCG
This genomic interval carries:
- a CDS encoding S8 family serine peptidase, giving the protein MLRYFLITLLVGGLTGPGLPGPAAASGTPKTSPAADTLGSDDARRLAEARADGRSTVTVLVATGRGGASAVAGRLTRLGGSVSRSVDRLGYVLAKMPTGSVLDAARLDGVEAIDLDSVVLRPDPSEGLAGGGPAAARESRGGPGKGTPADNPFLPTGETGAVEFIRTHPAYDGRGVTIGIMDSGVDVDHPALQRTTTGERKIVDVFTATDPLEDPTWLRMNLPVTGPSFEVGGARFTAPAGSYAFNWFYESITKASDPSGDVNRDGDTTDAFGVLYDPVSHDVRVDADRDKSFTDEPVMRPYRERYDIGHFGTDDPKTEAIDRMAFTVEYREDVDVSGTRSDFVNIGILESEHGTHVAGIAAGNDLLGNAAFDGAAPGARIVSGRACTWGGGCTYAALTDGMVDMVLNRRVDVINMSIGGLTALNDGRNAWVLLYNRLVTDYGVQMFISAGNDGPGLNTVGDPSTAGAVVSVGSTISRETWAANYGSAVSADYAMHPFSSRGPREDGGLKPDLVAPGAAISSIPTWLPGTPVAQAGYTLPTGYAMLQGTSMASPQATGAATLLLSAARAQDRGLTPAQLRRALYTSASHLPGVPAFAQGYGLIDVPAAWKLLWQDLETRTYTAVAPVCTALSDLIGAGDEPLPGRGGGIHNRCPAGEGGHKPWEWKAYPVTLTRTSGPAHPVAHRLGWIGNDGTFSAAKTVTLPLNEPVTVTAGARPSPGAHSAIMTVDDPATPVLDFEVFATVVAATPVTAPGYAFEAGGKIERNATRSYFVEVPDGAEALQVNLSGLAAGSQTRFVAIDPYGVPADPTATTGCYPNFEPVSPCAGIERDYRKPLSGIWEIEVEARRTSPMLVNPYRITAAVQGVEVSPAESKPGTVKVGEVKKLSWDLRNRFGPVRVVARGGPLGSVATRRPAIASDERLESTLTVPSGTARLDVSIGGTSDVAADLDLFVYRGDSDTPLASSADGDAVESVSLTDPEAGEYRVVVQGYSVPDGKTSFDYRDAYFSPKLGAVAVPGDVVRLEPGGTAKVSGSLTVASEAAGGRSLAGEMSVVTDQGAVVGSATVTLGS
- a CDS encoding potassium channel family protein, coding for MASADLSPSGRGRALARWWNGRGTGADRAPHYVVCGRDQLALRLINELLAARPDVRVTALVPEISALPELLTMRRVRTLVAGRLDEAAFESVDLTDAAALALVHPDDVTNIHAALCAREAAPGIRLVLRVFNGKLAARAREVLDDSAVLSDAAMAAPAFVAAALGEPDPTHFRLAGRTMFVARRGDVAPATVVAGLAATSVRGDKEPAERGGTNARAAATGGEDAPTGGELDVAVGGEPEILPEDQSRAEIVLAEATGRPAGTEVAARRLRRRRRRRRPVAVLLRAGRALVDRKLGVALLSVLGIILISGGVQARELTRLGGGSIGIWRAVYQTVLTTVIGAERNLAENLVLQVTDLVLTLAGLALIPLITAAVVGAVVNARLALAAGRLAIPHSDHVVVVGLGTVGMRVMAQLHDLGVDVVAVDKDPHARGVSLARRLGVPVITGDAAREETLLAAQAGSAQALVVASTDDVTNLQAALNARGIKPDLRVVLRLYDGDFARRIQRAFQIAISRSVSYLAAPAFAEAMMDREVKATIPVARHVLLVAEVTVAPGGTLVGTRLDAADRPGGARVIGLATTGSARVDWTPPRDHPIAAGDRLVVVARRQGLRDLIAAANPPAPESASMADRP